A single region of the Latilactobacillus curvatus JCM 1096 = DSM 20019 genome encodes:
- the cmk gene encoding (d)CMP kinase: MQIAIDGPASSGKSTVAKIVATKLGFVYVDTGAMYRASTVLAQKLGLDFGDEAGILAALKEADIQFKPDQAGQKVFLNGEDITLAIRTPEITNNVSQVSALAGVRTEMVARQRQIADQGQVVMDGRDIGTTVLPAAKVKIFMVASAQERAKRRYAENTAKGIMTPLATLQAEIELRDQKDSTRAISPLKKADDAIEIDTTQLTIDEVVDTILAIVKKNM; this comes from the coding sequence ATGCAAATTGCAATTGATGGACCAGCATCATCTGGTAAAAGTACGGTCGCCAAAATTGTGGCTACTAAATTAGGGTTCGTATACGTTGATACGGGTGCTATGTATCGCGCATCAACCGTGTTAGCACAGAAATTAGGGTTAGACTTCGGGGATGAAGCGGGAATTTTAGCAGCTTTAAAAGAAGCAGATATCCAATTTAAACCTGACCAAGCAGGGCAAAAAGTCTTCTTGAATGGTGAAGATATTACATTAGCCATTCGAACCCCTGAAATTACGAATAATGTCTCACAAGTATCAGCTTTAGCTGGTGTGCGCACTGAGATGGTTGCACGGCAACGTCAGATTGCAGATCAAGGTCAAGTCGTCATGGATGGACGCGATATTGGAACAACGGTGTTACCTGCTGCGAAGGTTAAAATTTTTATGGTGGCAAGTGCCCAAGAACGAGCTAAACGCCGTTATGCTGAAAATACAGCTAAGGGGATTATGACGCCTTTAGCAACGCTACAAGCAGAGATTGAATTACGTGATCAAAAAGATAGTACACGGGCCATTTCACCCTTAAAAAAAGCTGACGACGCCATTGAAATTGATACAACTCAGTTAACAATCGATGAGGTGGTCGACACAATATTAGCAATTGTAAAGAAAAATATGTAA
- the rpsA gene encoding 30S ribosomal protein S1 — translation MSEANLNNTQSSDAMAAALDSVHEVKIGDVVKGEVLAIEDRQVIVGIEGTGVEGVVPQKELSSQPIEDIADVAKVGDQLDLVVISRIGNDKENGSYLLSKRRLEARKVWSEIEQKFANQETITAKVIDVVKGGLVVDAGVRGFVPASMISDRFVRDLSSFKGQELTLQIIEIEPSENRLILSRKALLEQERQAKLQAVFEKMLPGDVVEGEVARLTNFGAFIDLGGVDGLVHVSEISYDHINQPSDVLEVGQKVQVKVLSLDQEKGRISLSIKDTQPGPWDDIADKAPVGSTLEGVVKRLTTFGAFVEVFPGVEGLVHISQISHQHIATPNDVLEEGQTVQVKVLSVDPEQQRLGLSIKALQEKPAGAKDSEHEDVAPSDYVMPEEETGFSIGDMLGKTLDDK, via the coding sequence ATGAGTGAAGCTAATTTGAATAACACCCAAAGCAGCGATGCAATGGCAGCTGCTTTAGACAGTGTCCACGAAGTCAAAATTGGGGACGTTGTTAAAGGTGAAGTTTTAGCAATTGAAGATCGACAAGTGATTGTCGGCATCGAAGGAACTGGTGTTGAAGGGGTTGTGCCTCAAAAAGAATTATCAAGTCAACCTATTGAAGACATCGCAGACGTTGCCAAAGTAGGCGACCAATTAGATTTAGTGGTCATTTCAAGAATCGGTAACGATAAAGAAAACGGGAGCTACTTATTATCTAAACGTCGCTTAGAAGCCCGTAAAGTTTGGTCTGAAATTGAACAAAAATTTGCTAATCAAGAAACAATCACAGCTAAAGTCATCGACGTGGTTAAAGGCGGCTTAGTCGTCGATGCTGGTGTCCGTGGCTTCGTACCAGCTTCAATGATTTCTGATCGTTTCGTACGTGATTTAAGCAGCTTTAAAGGCCAAGAATTAACCTTACAAATTATTGAAATTGAACCAAGTGAAAACCGTTTAATTCTTTCACGTAAAGCATTATTGGAACAAGAACGTCAAGCTAAGTTACAAGCAGTTTTTGAAAAAATGTTACCTGGGGATGTTGTTGAAGGTGAAGTTGCTCGTTTGACAAACTTTGGCGCATTCATCGATTTAGGTGGCGTTGACGGCTTAGTCCACGTTTCTGAAATTTCATATGATCACATTAACCAACCTTCTGATGTCTTAGAAGTTGGTCAAAAAGTGCAAGTGAAAGTCTTGAGCTTAGACCAAGAAAAAGGCCGGATCTCATTATCAATTAAAGATACGCAACCTGGTCCTTGGGATGATATCGCTGATAAAGCACCAGTTGGTAGCACTTTAGAAGGGGTCGTTAAACGTTTAACAACATTTGGCGCCTTTGTTGAAGTCTTCCCTGGGGTTGAAGGTTTAGTGCATATTTCACAAATCTCACATCAACATATCGCCACACCAAACGATGTGTTAGAAGAAGGCCAAACGGTTCAAGTCAAGGTCTTATCAGTTGATCCTGAACAACAACGTTTAGGTTTATCAATCAAAGCATTGCAAGAAAAACCTGCTGGTGCTAAGGATTCAGAACACGAAGATGTGGCGCCTTCTGACTATGTGATGCCAGAAGAAGAAACAGGTTTCAGTATCGGCGACATGCTTGGTAAAACATTAGACGATAAATAA
- the der gene encoding ribosome biogenesis GTPase Der, whose protein sequence is MTKPVIAIVGRPNVGKSTIFNRIAGERISIVEDTPGVTRDRIYTTSEWLGHEFSLIDTGGIEISDAPFMEQIKQQAEIAIDEADVIIFLVSAREGVTDADERVAQILYRADKPILLGVNKADNPEQRQDIFDFYSLGFGEPIAVSGAHGQGLGDLLDAAVAKFPAEDDEEEDDSIKFSLIGRPNVGKSSLVNAMLKEDRVIVSQIEGTTRDAIDTKFTAEDNQEFTMIDTAGIRKRGKVYENTEKYAVMRALRAIDRSDVVLVVLNAEEGIREQDKKVAGYAHEAGRGIIIVVNKWDTLKKDNHTMKEFENHVRDQFQYLDYAPIIFVSAKTGVRLQNLPAMIEQVSENQNRRIQSALLNEVLMDATTVTPTPAINGKRLRIYYMTQVAVQPPTFVVFVNDVNLLHFSYQRFLKNQLRKTFDFTGTPIHLIPRQRK, encoded by the coding sequence ATGACAAAACCAGTTATCGCCATTGTTGGTCGACCTAATGTCGGTAAATCGACGATTTTTAATCGCATTGCCGGTGAGCGGATCTCGATTGTTGAAGATACGCCAGGGGTTACGCGTGATCGCATTTATACCACAAGTGAATGGTTAGGGCATGAATTTAGCCTAATCGATACCGGTGGGATTGAAATTAGTGACGCACCATTTATGGAACAGATTAAACAACAAGCAGAAATTGCAATTGATGAAGCAGACGTGATTATCTTCTTAGTGAGTGCACGAGAAGGGGTTACTGATGCGGATGAGCGAGTTGCACAAATTTTATACCGCGCTGACAAACCGATCTTACTTGGGGTTAATAAGGCGGATAATCCAGAACAACGCCAAGATATTTTTGATTTCTATAGTCTTGGCTTTGGCGAACCCATCGCCGTTTCAGGGGCTCATGGTCAAGGGTTAGGTGATCTTTTAGATGCCGCCGTTGCTAAGTTCCCAGCTGAAGATGACGAAGAAGAAGACGATAGCATCAAGTTTAGTTTGATTGGCCGTCCCAATGTTGGGAAGTCATCACTTGTGAACGCGATGTTAAAAGAAGACCGGGTAATTGTCTCTCAAATTGAAGGGACTACGCGGGATGCCATCGATACGAAGTTCACGGCTGAAGATAATCAAGAATTTACCATGATTGATACTGCCGGGATCCGTAAACGGGGTAAGGTCTACGAAAATACTGAAAAATACGCCGTAATGCGTGCATTACGTGCGATTGACCGTTCAGACGTCGTATTAGTCGTTTTGAATGCTGAAGAAGGTATTCGTGAACAAGATAAGAAAGTGGCTGGCTACGCACATGAAGCTGGTCGTGGGATTATCATCGTGGTTAATAAGTGGGATACACTTAAAAAAGACAACCACACGATGAAAGAGTTCGAAAATCACGTGCGCGATCAATTCCAATACTTAGACTATGCGCCAATCATCTTTGTATCGGCTAAGACCGGCGTTCGCTTGCAAAACTTGCCAGCGATGATTGAACAAGTGAGTGAAAACCAAAACCGGCGCATCCAATCAGCACTCTTAAACGAAGTCTTGATGGACGCAACAACGGTGACACCAACTCCAGCTATTAATGGGAAACGATTGCGCATTTATTACATGACACAAGTAGCGGTTCAACCGCCTACATTTGTGGTCTTCGTAAACGATGTTAACTTGCTTCATTTCTCATATCAACGTTTCTTGAAGAATCAATTACGGAAAACCTTTGACTTTACTGGTACACCAATCCATTTGATCCCTCGTCAACGAAAATAA
- a CDS encoding HU family DNA-binding protein: protein MANKAQLIEGVASKTGLTKKDATAAVDAVFGSIQDTLKKGDKVQLIGFGTFEVRERAARKGRNPQTGAEIKIPASKVPAFKPGKALKDSVK from the coding sequence ATGGCAAACAAAGCACAATTGATCGAAGGCGTAGCATCAAAGACTGGTTTAACTAAGAAGGATGCAACTGCTGCAGTTGATGCAGTATTTGGTTCAATCCAAGACACTTTGAAAAAAGGTGACAAAGTTCAACTAATCGGCTTTGGTACTTTTGAAGTACGTGAACGTGCAGCTCGTAAGGGCCGTAACCCACAAACTGGTGCAGAAATTAAGATTCCTGCAAGCAAAGTACCTGCATTCAAGCCAGGTAAAGCATTAAAGGATTCTGTTAAATAA
- a CDS encoding tetratricopeptide repeat protein, which yields MTNSEQMLTALEDNNLEQAQTYFQQALVADEPDTLYSLAEELYAMGFLEQATTIYQQLLAQFPEEDQIRTTLADIAVSDGQYDDALNLLADITPESNAYAESLLTAADVYQTMGLPEVSEQKLLTALRLYPDEPVMQFALAELYFEMGEYVKAANYYETLIDQDVVELGQVNIQKRLATSYASSGAFEEALQIYEGLTPEFLTEDDQFQMGFLYLQIKDYQKAIEILTKLQTTDPQYTSLYTYLAAAQEAQNQLEDALTTVQTGIGYDAYNEVLYQKGSDLALQLGNNEVAEQMLNEALKIDPDNMGEISALSQVYRRQGRHAENIAFLQDAIENHKPTADLYWSLAQSQMAVDDVDQARENYLLAYPDLKDNSDFLHDLILFFQEMAQVPEMLAALKQYLKLVPNDLEMQTLYDDYQAMQ from the coding sequence ATGACGAATTCAGAACAAATGCTTACAGCATTAGAAGATAATAATTTAGAACAAGCACAGACTTACTTCCAACAAGCCTTAGTTGCTGATGAACCCGATACGCTCTACAGCTTAGCTGAAGAGTTATATGCGATGGGTTTTTTGGAACAAGCAACGACAATTTACCAACAATTGTTGGCCCAATTTCCTGAAGAAGATCAAATCAGAACAACACTGGCAGATATTGCGGTCAGCGATGGCCAATACGACGACGCCTTGAACTTGTTGGCAGATATTACGCCAGAATCCAATGCGTACGCCGAAAGTCTGCTGACGGCAGCTGATGTCTATCAAACAATGGGCTTACCAGAAGTTAGTGAACAAAAATTATTGACGGCGTTGCGCTTATATCCAGATGAACCCGTCATGCAATTCGCATTAGCTGAATTGTACTTTGAAATGGGTGAATATGTGAAGGCCGCCAATTACTATGAGACGCTCATCGACCAAGACGTTGTTGAACTGGGACAGGTGAATATTCAAAAGCGGTTGGCAACTAGTTATGCCAGCAGTGGGGCTTTTGAAGAAGCTTTGCAGATTTACGAAGGGTTGACGCCAGAATTTCTAACAGAAGACGATCAATTCCAGATGGGCTTTTTGTACTTACAAATTAAGGATTATCAAAAAGCAATTGAAATCTTAACCAAGTTACAGACGACTGATCCACAATATACGTCACTATATACTTACTTGGCAGCAGCTCAAGAGGCTCAGAATCAATTAGAAGACGCCTTAACGACCGTTCAGACCGGAATTGGGTACGATGCCTACAACGAGGTCCTCTATCAAAAGGGGAGCGATCTAGCGCTTCAATTAGGTAATAACGAGGTTGCTGAACAGATGCTAAACGAGGCCCTCAAGATTGATCCTGATAATATGGGCGAAATTAGTGCCTTGAGCCAAGTTTATCGCCGTCAAGGCCGCCATGCCGAAAACATTGCTTTCTTACAAGATGCGATTGAAAATCATAAACCAACGGCTGATTTATATTGGTCATTGGCGCAATCACAGATGGCGGTGGATGATGTTGACCAAGCGCGCGAAAATTATCTGTTAGCTTATCCTGACTTGAAAGATAACTCGGACTTCCTACACGATTTAATTTTATTCTTCCAAGAAATGGCACAGGTCCCAGAAATGTTAGCGGCCCTCAAACAATATTTGAAGCTCGTGCCAAACGATTTAGAGATGCAAACTCTCTATGACGATTACCAAGCCATGCAATAA
- a CDS encoding ABC transporter ATP-binding protein, with amino-acid sequence MTNTILSVAQLTQVVSIGQSDQTTTLLKNISFTVQKGELVSIVGPSGAGKSTLLYCISGITRPTGGTVAIAGINPYQLKPNQLAAFRRQTIGFIFQQYNLIQSLPVFENVVLQQRLSHQQPQRAEIKQLLTKMNFAGQIDGPVATLSGGEQQKVAIARTILTDCDVLFADEPTGALDSASKAIIFTYFKEMVAKGRTVIMVTHDIELASQTDRAIVLKDGQVQQIVTEPTLATIYAALDQVV; translated from the coding sequence ATGACAAACACAATACTTTCGGTTGCCCAACTAACACAAGTGGTGTCAATTGGGCAGTCTGACCAGACGACAACCTTATTGAAAAATATTTCGTTTACGGTGCAAAAAGGGGAGTTGGTCAGTATTGTTGGGCCTTCTGGGGCTGGTAAGAGTACGTTGTTGTATTGTATTTCAGGGATTACGCGACCTACAGGCGGCACTGTGGCAATTGCGGGGATTAATCCGTATCAATTGAAACCCAATCAACTAGCGGCTTTTCGCAGACAGACGATTGGCTTTATTTTTCAACAATACAACTTGATTCAGTCTTTACCCGTCTTTGAAAATGTTGTCTTACAACAGCGCTTGAGTCATCAGCAACCGCAACGTGCTGAGATTAAACAGTTACTGACCAAAATGAACTTTGCGGGACAAATCGATGGGCCTGTTGCGACTTTATCGGGTGGTGAGCAACAAAAAGTCGCGATTGCTCGCACGATTCTAACTGATTGTGATGTGCTATTTGCCGATGAGCCAACGGGTGCGCTAGATTCGGCATCCAAAGCGATTATTTTTACATATTTCAAAGAGATGGTTGCTAAAGGGAGAACGGTGATTATGGTGACCCACGATATTGAGCTGGCTAGTCAGACAGATCGTGCGATTGTATTAAAAGACGGTCAGGTTCAGCAAATTGTGACTGAACCGACACTTGCGACAATCTATGCCGCCTTGGATCAGGTGGTGTAA
- a CDS encoding PadR family transcriptional regulator yields MSTLSYILLCMLVRKPCSGYELKQYINLFWEAHHSQIYTALNKLHEQGYVTVKIDPVHKQKKIYHLTEAGQLVVTDWFQEETNLPTQRDEFLAKVYVISLFNQEQAADLLQDRRHHYQKIQKQYQHKMQEYNLITDPTEKQKNLGRYLILKRRLMVCATELEWCAWAQDILNRNQNQ; encoded by the coding sequence ATGAGTACGCTTAGCTATATTTTATTATGTATGTTAGTTCGCAAACCGTGTAGCGGCTACGAATTAAAGCAGTACATTAATTTATTTTGGGAAGCACACCACAGTCAAATCTACACGGCATTAAATAAACTGCACGAACAAGGCTATGTCACGGTTAAAATTGATCCCGTTCATAAACAAAAGAAGATTTATCATTTAACAGAAGCCGGCCAACTCGTCGTTACTGACTGGTTTCAAGAAGAAACGAATTTACCCACACAACGTGACGAGTTTTTAGCAAAAGTTTACGTTATTTCACTGTTCAATCAAGAACAAGCAGCTGACTTACTCCAAGATCGCCGCCATCATTACCAAAAAATTCAAAAACAATACCAACATAAGATGCAAGAATACAACCTCATAACCGATCCCACCGAAAAGCAAAAAAACTTAGGTCGTTACCTGATTTTGAAACGGCGCTTAATGGTCTGCGCAACAGAATTAGAATGGTGCGCGTGGGCGCAGGACATTCTTAACCGCAATCAAAACCAATAA
- a CDS encoding MFS transporter — MLLENQNKGLRSAYAVAFTCMVAFMGIGLVDPILKTIAVKLNATPAQTTLLFTSYMLVTGIIMLFTGFISTRIGAKKTISIGLIIIVLFAALAGRSQTITQLISLRAGWGFGNALFLSTALTAIVSVMPEKTEQAIMLYEGSLGIGMAVGPLVGGVLGSLSWRFPFYGVAILMFIAALTIMVSLEPIAKPAKRALFFAGAVALKNHRLRSIGIIALLYNFGFFTILAYAPFLLVGLTELQVGFVFFGWGVMLAIASVFIAPRMEQKTNTLVTLLFGLSFFLICLMVIGIYADQPALVAFGVIIAGFFQGLVNTLLTTVAMENDSIERSVASSAYSFIRFTGGAIAPFVAGKIAEKWSAHWTFYFASLMILIGIFFVLRNQKYFVTVEEVEKEIELTEGQELS; from the coding sequence ATGTTGCTGGAGAATCAAAATAAAGGGCTACGCTCGGCGTATGCCGTTGCATTTACGTGTATGGTTGCATTTATGGGGATTGGTTTAGTTGATCCCATTTTAAAAACGATTGCGGTTAAATTAAATGCCACACCAGCGCAAACGACCTTACTATTTACGAGTTATATGTTGGTCACAGGGATTATTATGCTATTTACAGGGTTTATTTCCACTAGAATTGGTGCGAAAAAAACGATTAGTATTGGTTTGATCATTATTGTTTTATTTGCGGCGTTAGCTGGTCGTTCACAGACCATTACGCAATTAATTTCGCTACGGGCCGGTTGGGGCTTTGGGAACGCCTTGTTCCTATCAACCGCTTTGACTGCGATTGTCAGTGTGATGCCTGAAAAAACGGAACAAGCGATTATGTTATACGAAGGATCTTTAGGAATTGGGATGGCCGTTGGACCACTTGTGGGTGGCGTCTTAGGGAGTCTTTCATGGCGTTTTCCGTTTTATGGTGTCGCCATTTTGATGTTTATTGCGGCGTTGACCATCATGGTTTCATTAGAACCGATTGCTAAACCTGCTAAAAGGGCGCTTTTTTTTGCAGGGGCTGTCGCGTTAAAAAATCATCGTTTACGTTCAATCGGGATTATTGCATTATTGTATAATTTCGGGTTTTTCACGATTTTAGCGTATGCACCATTCTTATTAGTTGGGTTAACTGAATTGCAAGTTGGTTTTGTCTTTTTCGGGTGGGGCGTGATGTTAGCCATTGCATCGGTTTTCATTGCACCACGGATGGAACAAAAAACGAATACCCTTGTGACGTTGTTGTTTGGGTTAAGCTTTTTCTTGATCTGCTTAATGGTGATCGGTATTTATGCAGATCAACCAGCCTTAGTGGCCTTTGGCGTCATCATTGCTGGTTTCTTCCAAGGCTTGGTGAATACGTTGTTAACGACGGTTGCGATGGAAAATGATTCGATTGAACGCAGTGTTGCATCATCGGCGTATAGCTTTATTCGCTTTACTGGCGGGGCAATCGCACCATTTGTTGCTGGTAAAATCGCTGAGAAATGGTCAGCGCATTGGACTTTTTATTTTGCGAGCTTAATGATTTTAATTGGGATTTTCTTTGTTCTGCGCAATCAAAAATATTTTGTGACGGTTGAAGAAGTTGAAAAAGAAATTGAGTTAACTGAGGGACAGGAATTATCATAA
- a CDS encoding YitT family protein encodes MTKQHTWQTTSRDLAVIALGCAIYAFGLVTINIQNHLAEGGLTGITLILRYWLHIDPAYSTALLNIPLIILGYRYLGKRALAYTIYGTAMMSVFLWIWQRVPITIDLNHDILIAAILAGLCSGFGSGIIYRFGGTTGGTDVIARIIEKEKGMPMGRSLLLFDVVVLTLSLSYLDIEHMMYTLIASYVFSRIVNFTLEGAYAAKGLLVISDHAQAIADDILADMERGVTFLQATGAYAHQDRPMLYCVVSPSEIAYLKRLINQHDPHAFVSIIDVHEALGEGFTYD; translated from the coding sequence ATGACGAAACAACATACTTGGCAAACGACTAGTCGTGATTTAGCGGTGATTGCGCTGGGCTGTGCGATCTACGCGTTTGGGCTAGTGACCATCAACATTCAAAATCACCTGGCTGAAGGTGGCTTAACCGGGATTACCTTGATTTTACGGTATTGGTTGCATATCGACCCGGCGTATTCAACGGCTTTGTTAAATATCCCGCTAATTATTCTAGGCTATCGTTACCTCGGTAAACGCGCACTCGCCTACACGATTTACGGAACGGCGATGATGTCCGTTTTTCTATGGATTTGGCAACGTGTCCCCATCACAATTGATTTAAACCACGATATTTTAATCGCCGCTATTCTAGCCGGTTTATGTAGTGGCTTCGGCAGTGGGATTATCTACCGCTTCGGTGGCACAACTGGTGGCACCGACGTCATTGCCCGCATTATCGAAAAAGAAAAAGGGATGCCAATGGGCCGCTCCCTCCTTCTTTTTGACGTCGTAGTCTTAACACTCTCACTCAGTTACCTCGATATCGAACATATGATGTATACCTTAATTGCGTCTTACGTCTTCTCCCGGATTGTGAACTTCACACTCGAGGGTGCTTACGCCGCCAAAGGGCTACTCGTAATCAGTGACCACGCGCAAGCAATTGCCGATGACATTCTGGCCGATATGGAACGCGGCGTGACGTTTCTACAGGCCACAGGCGCTTATGCCCATCAAGACCGACCAATGCTGTACTGTGTCGTCAGTCCAAGTGAAATCGCCTATCTTAAACGGTTGATTAACCAACATGACCCGCACGCATTCGTTTCCATTATTGATGTGCACGAAGCACTCGGGGAAGGCTTTACGTACGACTAA
- a CDS encoding CCA tRNA nucleotidyltransferase, with translation MKVTTFAPEFEAALPILKQIEAAGFEAYFVGGSVRDYLLGLPIHDVDIATSAYPAEVKQIFKRTVDTGIQHGTVMILDHGTGYEVTTFRTESGYQDFRRPDSVTFVRSLDEDLQRRDFTINALAMRADGEIIDLFDGLTDLKAQQIRAVGKADERFHEDALRMMRAVRFESQLGFAVTPETQTAIAKHAELLTKIAVERIHVEFVKLLQGIQRQNGLQTFLKTGLYQYCPAFATEAAGLTKLAALPAQQIHDEDTAWLLVNALLGKTPAAAGKLLKRWKSANDVIDAVKAGLGLLPAILDQSADQWALYQAGQHVLDITLIVAQLMTNESVAVDQWQAKYAALQIKQKAELAINGQVLMQNGYQPGPQLGKMLAQLEKAVVLDQLPNDQAQLLQSAAQN, from the coding sequence ATGAAAGTAACCACCTTTGCGCCGGAATTTGAAGCGGCCCTACCAATCTTAAAACAAATTGAAGCGGCGGGTTTTGAAGCCTATTTCGTCGGCGGCAGTGTCCGCGATTATTTATTAGGCTTGCCGATTCACGACGTTGATATCGCAACGTCGGCGTATCCAGCAGAAGTGAAGCAAATTTTTAAACGAACGGTCGATACCGGAATCCAGCACGGGACTGTGATGATTCTTGATCATGGGACTGGCTATGAAGTGACCACTTTTAGAACGGAAAGTGGCTATCAAGATTTTAGACGGCCTGATTCAGTGACGTTTGTGCGGTCGTTAGACGAAGATTTACAACGGCGGGATTTCACGATTAATGCGCTTGCGATGCGCGCTGATGGTGAAATTATTGATTTATTCGATGGCCTGACCGATCTAAAAGCGCAACAAATCAGAGCGGTGGGCAAAGCCGACGAACGTTTCCACGAAGATGCACTCCGTATGATGCGTGCCGTCCGTTTTGAAAGTCAACTCGGCTTTGCAGTTACACCAGAAACACAAACTGCGATTGCCAAACATGCTGAACTATTAACGAAAATTGCGGTGGAACGCATTCATGTCGAATTTGTGAAGTTGCTACAAGGGATTCAGCGGCAAAATGGGTTACAAACCTTTTTAAAAACCGGGTTGTATCAATATTGTCCAGCGTTCGCGACTGAAGCAGCGGGACTGACCAAATTAGCGGCATTACCAGCGCAACAGATTCATGATGAAGATACGGCTTGGCTACTAGTCAATGCATTATTGGGTAAAACCCCCGCCGCCGCCGGCAAATTATTGAAACGCTGGAAGAGTGCTAACGATGTGATCGATGCGGTTAAAGCAGGTTTGGGATTATTGCCAGCCATTTTAGACCAATCAGCCGATCAGTGGGCCCTTTATCAAGCGGGGCAACATGTATTAGACATCACGTTAATTGTTGCCCAATTAATGACCAACGAATCAGTCGCAGTTGATCAGTGGCAAGCAAAGTATGCGGCACTGCAAATCAAGCAAAAGGCGGAACTCGCCATCAATGGACAAGTCTTAATGCAAAATGGGTATCAACCTGGTCCGCAACTAGGAAAAATGTTGGCGCAACTCGAAAAAGCCGTGGTGTTAGATCAATTACCAAACGATCAAGCCCAATTATTGCAATCGGCTGCACAAAACTAA